One Azospirillum brasilense DNA segment encodes these proteins:
- a CDS encoding LysR family transcriptional regulator, with translation MPVPDRTHDLLAFLRTAETGSFTGAARRLGTTPSAISKSVARLERQFGVRLFHRSTRNLALTAEAVAYAERVAPLLRAIEDAGDILQPGRTAQGLLRVTMPADLGAALMEPLAREVLGRNPGLKIDVSLTDRHVDLIREGYDVALRAGLLADTELTSRRLGALPMVLVASPAYLAARGVPRTVAALRTHTHVRYTVAGRAFPITFADGSSFLPESVLDTDSGAGLRGAALAGVGIAQVMRVAVQDGLETGKLQVVLPEAPLPAVPVQALHAFARHLPLRVRLFIDFAAAQIAKLAANGTPQPGQV, from the coding sequence ATGCCCGTTCCCGACCGCACCCACGACTTGCTGGCCTTCCTGCGCACAGCGGAAACCGGATCCTTCACCGGTGCCGCCCGCCGGCTCGGCACCACTCCGTCGGCCATTTCGAAGAGTGTTGCCAGACTGGAGCGGCAGTTCGGCGTGCGGCTGTTCCATCGCTCCACCCGCAACCTCGCACTGACCGCCGAGGCTGTCGCCTACGCGGAACGAGTTGCACCGCTCCTGCGTGCCATCGAAGACGCTGGGGACATTCTCCAGCCTGGACGCACCGCTCAGGGACTGCTGCGCGTGACGATGCCTGCCGATCTCGGCGCGGCTTTGATGGAGCCGCTGGCACGCGAGGTACTCGGGCGAAATCCTGGGTTGAAGATCGACGTCAGTCTGACGGACCGGCATGTCGACCTGATCCGCGAAGGCTATGACGTCGCATTGCGCGCCGGCCTCCTTGCCGATACCGAATTGACCTCGCGGCGGTTGGGGGCGCTTCCGATGGTCCTCGTTGCCTCTCCAGCCTATCTGGCGGCACGCGGCGTCCCGCGAACCGTCGCGGCGCTCCGCACACACACTCATGTCCGCTACACGGTCGCCGGCCGCGCCTTTCCGATCACCTTCGCCGACGGAAGCTCCTTCCTGCCAGAGAGCGTGCTCGATACCGACAGCGGCGCGGGCCTCCGCGGCGCGGCACTGGCGGGGGTGGGCATCGCACAGGTCATGCGCGTCGCGGTGCAGGATGGGCTGGAGACGGGAAAGCTGCAGGTGGTGCTGCCGGAGGCGCCACTGCCCGCCGTGCCGGTTCAGGCGCTTCACGCCTTCGCGCGCCACCTTCCCCTGCGCGTCCGACTGTTCATCGACTTCGCGGCTGCTCAAATCGCCAAGCTCGCCGCCAACGGGACGCCCCAGCCTGGTCAGGTGTGA